The following are from one region of the Denitrobacterium detoxificans genome:
- a CDS encoding DUF1295 domain-containing protein, producing the protein MLLFVAMLAVALVFSAVGFKKYVWFISIGYGLSIAAIGVALLIAAREQLTAGIVCACILFIAYGIRLGGYLIFRELRSSSYNSKMKTEIKSGDGMSMVAKCAIWITAALLYACQTSPVIFRIANGSGSDTLLIVGMVISLVGLLVESVADLQKNAAKKVNPGRFVDTGLFRIVRCPNYFGEMLFWTGVFVGGITICADPLQWIVALLGYLGIIYVMFGGARRLEIRQNKSYGDDPEYQRYVKTTPIMIPLIPLYSVEKYKWLVA; encoded by the coding sequence ATGCTATTGTTTGTAGCGATGCTGGCCGTCGCGCTCGTGTTTAGCGCCGTCGGTTTCAAGAAGTACGTCTGGTTTATCTCGATTGGCTACGGCCTGTCGATTGCGGCCATTGGCGTGGCATTGCTTATTGCAGCGCGCGAACAGCTGACTGCGGGCATAGTGTGCGCTTGCATCCTGTTCATTGCGTACGGTATCAGGCTTGGTGGGTACCTTATCTTCCGAGAGCTGCGTTCGTCGAGCTACAACTCCAAGATGAAGACCGAAATCAAAAGCGGCGACGGCATGAGCATGGTCGCCAAGTGCGCCATCTGGATTACCGCTGCGCTTCTCTATGCGTGCCAGACATCTCCGGTCATCTTCCGAATTGCCAATGGCTCTGGGTCCGATACGCTGCTGATCGTTGGCATGGTCATTAGTCTCGTGGGACTGCTGGTGGAATCCGTGGCCGACCTGCAGAAGAATGCCGCGAAGAAGGTAAACCCCGGTCGCTTCGTTGACACGGGCCTGTTCCGCATCGTTCGTTGCCCGAACTACTTTGGCGAGATGCTGTTCTGGACGGGCGTGTTTGTCGGCGGCATTACGATTTGCGCCGATCCGCTGCAATGGATCGTGGCGCTCCTGGGCTATCTGGGCATTATCTACGTTATGTTCGGTGGTGCCCGCAGGCTGGAGATTCGCCAGAATAAGTCGTACGGCGACGACCCGGAATATCAGCGCTACGTGAAAACGACGCCCATCATGATTCCGCTCATTCCGCTGTATAGCGTCGAGAAATACAAGTGGCTGGTAGCGTAG